The window ATGCCCTTGGCTCGCGATTTCCTGCATCCCAGTCCAGCTGAGGAAAAGAGGCGCCACAAGCTGAAGAGATTGGTCCAGAAGCCAAACAGTTATTTCATGGATGTCAAATGTCCTGGTTGCTATGCAATCAAGACCATCTTTTCGCACGCGCAGCGTGCTGTTGAATGTGACGGATGCCGCACCATCCTTTGCACATCTACCGGAGGCAAGGCTCGCCTCACCGAAGGATGCTCTTTCAGAAAGAAGCCCCAATGCTAATGTATTGGACTCGCCTAATGACTACCTTtacattcaataaataaacatttcaaaaaggaaacaaaaaaatttaactcaaGTGTCTGTTACTATGCTCATACCTTCCATTTTGCATCGAATCCAGATTTAGGGTGAcgtcattttcaaatataccaTTAAGCTGTATTGAATAACTatactaattttaatttactgtgttaatattatataaattttcaagctgACAAATATCACACAGTAATCTTGTGAATTTGTCTGCATTTCAATACAGATCAAATTATTCATGAACATGGGACTTCCTGGCATTTGCAAAACAGTAAATAGATCGAAATTATCTCATGTAATCTAGTTGGCTAATTTCTTCTGCTCACAATCAGTATAAAACTGTGTCACAAATATCACAGACGTACTATGTGGAATTACCCAAAATCCTGTGCTGCAAAATACGTATGTGGTATATTATCAAGCTTAGtagtttatatgtatatcatatttcttcattttattatttatacatcatgGAGCACACAATTTAAATATGTTTGCGGCTACTCGAAAACAATTATGTTTAACAcgatttgtttcaatattATACACTATCACTTGTGTTCGTAGCAGATTTCAGTGAGAGTATattgtttcaaacaaatgatgTCTCGTGGAATTTCGTATTTCCTTTTCGAATGTGAGCTGAAATAGGTTGCATAATTTAGTGTAACATTTTAACTCAATCATAACATGTACAAGGttttaaaaatgtaaacaatTTCAAGAGAAATCTGGACAACGCattcattataattaatttaataattagcAATAAGATTCATATTTCTAAGTTCTTGGGTCGGGAATGATGGTGTTATTCACGAATGCAGAATCGCATCATAAGCGGCAAAGACTCCTGACGCCACCTCCACAGATCGTGACTTTAGTGACAGCTGTAACAAGAAGTATATGCTGCTGTACAAGTCAGAAAAAATGTAACTGATCAATTCCAAAATTGAATCGTACCAATAATAGGTAGCTTCTAAATTGAGTTGCAAAACCATACAcaaaagaatttcaatatcAATACTTACTGTGACATTAGGGTTGCCTGGTTGGATTTTGAGTTCGTTAAGAACCCAGACGTTATTGGTCAGCTTGAGGGATTGATAAAGCATATCTTGCCCTTCAACGTTTCTTTTGGCTATTGTAAACACGTTATTTTGTTGCATCTTCTGTACTACCTGATCAGCAGTGAGCATAACTCCAGTCAACGTGTATTGTACCTATTATCAGAAAAAGTGACAAACACATCACATCTATTGAGATACGAGTTTCTTCCAATATCAGACAATTTCAACTAAATTGAAAAAGTCGTTTAGTAATCAATTGAAGTAATCTGTTTCTAAACATACGTATAGTTCAAACAATGAGCATCAAGCACCAGTTTGATATACTTCAGTAGGAATATAAATCATACTATAGGCTATTCAATATCTGTATAACATACCTCATTTTGAGCTGGAATATCTTTCCAAGTGGAtaagaaaattcttttatcCAACTGTCCATCTTCAGTGAAGAACACGTTCATTGGTACAAGACAAGCAAAATAGAAGATGCCAATGTTATTCTTCATCGCAACTTGCAGATCATTCAAAGGATCCATACGCTGCACAGCACCAGCCGTTGACAGGATAACGCTTGTTTCAATACTAGCACCCGGGTTAAGAGGACCACCGACTTGCAATGGTGCAGCTGGCGTTAAACCAAAGCTGTTTTTGTTTAGTTGAATTGCAAATCCTCCCATGGGCTGCATTGCTTTATTAGAGAATGTCATATCCATACTGATTTGTCCGTTCCTGGTGGCAAAAAAGAGAATTATTTGTACAATTTCCATGAAGTCGGTGATATGCATGAGCATTTTTCACAGTTCTTACTTTCTCGAAAACGTCCCCCAAACATCGAATCCCTTTCCTTTCTCAGCTGGCAGCCAATTCACTTTAGGTGGTATATAGGACGTTGGTGCCTGACTGAATCCAAATATATCGCCCAAAAGGCCAGTGGTGGTTTGAGATATGGCGGGTGCGCTGATAGGGTCATTAGAACCTAAAATACCATCAAGTCCCCCTCCCAACAGATCTAAGCCCAATCCAGATTGCGACGTTGGTGCAGGTGTTACAACGCTTGGACCACCTTTcaggaaaataatatttgcaTGAGAAACTATATCTTCTGtatgaaaatgatgtaaaaaccTGTGACGTGAATTTTATTTAGGTTTCATGAGTCATCTGCACTCACCAATGTCCATGCTGAGGAGATCTCCGATCAGCGAATCCTGAGCAGGTATAACTTGTGACTGTGGCTGCGGAACTCGCTGTACAGTATCTTCGTTGGAGTTGCTCCTAGCTGGAAGTGATTTTCTGGCACCAGCAGCTCTTCCCTCCACAAAGGCTGTTGGTGGTTTGTGATAAACAGAGGCTAGACTGGATATGTGACAAATTAGTTCATCTAGAAGCGCGGGTTCCAAAAGGTCAGTTTCTTCGGAAATCAGTGGCTTCTCCGCTAATACGACTTCCTTGGCAGCTGCTGGATCTGTACTAAGTAATCTCCAGTAAATGAAGCCACGGTCTCGAAGATCAGGATTGTCGGAGTCTTGAGTAGCAAGACTGAGTACTTGCTGTACCAGCTCTTGAGTGTCGGTGGGCCGTTTCaggaataattttacaatcgCTGTGAGCAGCTGCAATTGTACCTGCGTATTTTCATCGTGAAATCCTTCTAGGAAACTCTCTAGTAATTCATCGGCATTATCGATTCTCTCCGCGTATTCGCCTATTATCCAGATCATTGACGCTCTTGCTTCCGGCTCGTCTAGAGTGTCCAAATTTTCACACAGGGTTGATATTATACTCTCGTATTTGTTGGGATATTTTCGGAATATGTCCTTGATGACAACAATTGCTTCTTGGACCACGTAATTGACCTGAAACAATAGGTATACATCATTAGTAATCTTGTAGTTAATAACGCGATGAGAATTGTAATAAATAGTTAGTATTTtgcaattcaatatttcacaaaattaaattcaatagCGTGATTTAATGGAGATCTCTAAATGTTCTCagatttcataaaatttttgtacctctaaatattttataaatttatggaTCTCTAAATTACAACATACTTTTGTTTGAATTAAATCCAGTAAGGTAGATACGCAGCGTTCAGCAGAAGGTTCAACTTTGATGGCGCAACGTCCAATGGCTCTAACTGCTTTCCTGACGAAATCTACGTCAACTTCAGTAGCATATTCTTTCAACTCGGATAGAACTTGAGCAATGTTTGCTTGAGAGGCCAATCTGATCATGATatctaatttttcaagtttcacaTAGATGGGATCGTTGTACTTGACAAAAAATACCTTCATTTCATGTTTCAATATATCTGGCCTTTTCTGGACGATCAGATTGATATTCCTTAAAGCTACATATTGAACTTCAGGCTCGGAACTAAGAAGGGTAACTAATGGTGGTGCTAATTTTTTAGTCAGCGTACCAACGAAGTCAGACTCTGATTGCAGCATTTCCATAAGCTTCATCAGAACCTGAAAACCATACGTAAACAACATTATTGAAGATGATCGGCTTAAAGACCATACATCTTTATTAAATAACGTGCCAAAAGCATGTGCAAGTGTAGTAAGTGTGACAACCTTGACAGCAGACAGAACTACTGCTGCGTTTGCATGGGCGAGACGTGGCGTGATCCGTTCGCAGATACTCTGTGCCTCACGATCGTCTTTTGGAGAATAGTTGGCTAGTGAATCAAGAATGAAAACTTGTCCCCATTCCGTACATTCGTTCAAGGCTGTAAGCAGCTTATTGATGGTCTGCGCATTCATCTCTACCAACGGCTGTCCACTGGGGCTTGCTTCATTTATCTCAGATAGCGCCGCAACAGCATTTGCAACAACCTTGTTAAAGAAGATATTGTCAGCAACAGAATCGAAGTACTGAAAACTTGAGATGAGATGGGACATGGGACTTAAAATGCATTAATCGTAATTGATTTTTCcccatattattattataattatttttatttattattaaaaaaaccCATTTTATTAAAACGTGAAAACTCTTTTTGGACTGAAATGCTCGTAATTAGAGCTGAAAATCTTGTTGTAATGCAAGAATATCACGAAGTTATTTACCATAGGATTGCTGTCCGATAAAAGATCCTTCAGTTGATCCAGAAATCCTTGATCTTCAACAAGTGCTGCATTAATGTCATACAGCTTGGCGACGCAAACAGCAGCTGTCTTGCGTACGTACGGATCCTCGTCTTTCAAACACTTTCGAAGAGGTTCGCAGAGGTATTCAGTAATCTTATCCACTCGAATGCAGCCCATGGTGCGTACAGCCAAAGCTCGGATCAGGGGGTTCGGGTCCTCACAGTCCTACGCAAAAATCGGGCAAGCC is drawn from Neodiprion fabricii isolate iyNeoFabr1 chromosome 3, iyNeoFabr1.1, whole genome shotgun sequence and contains these coding sequences:
- the LOC124177117 gene encoding 40S ribosomal protein S27 — translated: MPLARDFLHPSPAEEKRRHKLKRLVQKPNSYFMDVKCPGCYAIKTIFSHAQRAVECDGCRTILCTSTGGKARLTEGCSFRKKPQC
- the LOC124177109 gene encoding AP-1 complex subunit beta-1 isoform X2; its protein translation is MTDSKYFTTTKKGEIFELKSELNNDKKEKKKEAVKKVIASMTVGKDVSALFPDVVNCMQTDNLELKKLVYLYLMNYAKSQPDMAIMAVNTFVKDCEDPNPLIRALAVRTMGCIRVDKITEYLCEPLRKCLKDEDPYVRKTAAVCVAKLYDINAALVEDQGFLDQLKDLLSDSNPMVVANAVAALSEINEASPSGQPLVEMNAQTINKLLTALNECTEWGQVFILDSLANYSPKDDREAQSICERITPRLAHANAAVVLSAVKVLMKLMEMLQSESDFVGTLTKKLAPPLVTLLSSEPEVQYVALRNINLIVQKRPDILKHEMKVFFVKYNDPIYVKLEKLDIMIRLASQANIAQVLSELKEYATEVDVDFVRKAVRAIGRCAIKVEPSAERCVSTLLDLIQTKVNYVVQEAIVVIKDIFRKYPNKYESIISTLCENLDTLDEPEARASMIWIIGEYAERIDNADELLESFLEGFHDENTQVQLQLLTAIVKLFLKRPTDTQELVQQVLSLATQDSDNPDLRDRGFIYWRLLSTDPAAAKEVVLAEKPLISEETDLLEPALLDELICHISSLASVYHKPPTAFVEGRAAGARKSLPARSNSNEDTVQRVPQPQSQVIPAQDSLIGDLLSMDIGGPSVVTPAPTSQSGLGLDLLGGGLDGILGSNDPISAPAISQTTTGLLGDIFGFSQAPTSYIPPKVNWLPAEKGKGFDVWGTFSRKNGQISMDMTFSNKAMQPMGGFAIQLNKNSFGLTPAAPLQVGGPLNPGASIETSVILSTAGAVQRMDPLNDLQVAMKNNIGIFYFACLVPMNVFFTEDGQLDKRIFLSTWKDIPAQNEVQYTLTGVMLTADQVVQKMQQNNVFTIAKRNVEGQDMLYQSLKLTNNVWVLNELKIQPGNPNVTLSLKSRSVEVASGVFAAYDAILHS
- the LOC124177109 gene encoding AP-1 complex subunit beta-1 isoform X1, which codes for MTDSKYFTTTKKGEIFELKSELNNDKKEKKKEAVKKVIASMTVGKDVSALFPDVVNCMQTDNLELKKLVYLYLMNYAKSQPDMAIMAVNTFVKELATSPMTKDCEDPNPLIRALAVRTMGCIRVDKITEYLCEPLRKCLKDEDPYVRKTAAVCVAKLYDINAALVEDQGFLDQLKDLLSDSNPMVVANAVAALSEINEASPSGQPLVEMNAQTINKLLTALNECTEWGQVFILDSLANYSPKDDREAQSICERITPRLAHANAAVVLSAVKVLMKLMEMLQSESDFVGTLTKKLAPPLVTLLSSEPEVQYVALRNINLIVQKRPDILKHEMKVFFVKYNDPIYVKLEKLDIMIRLASQANIAQVLSELKEYATEVDVDFVRKAVRAIGRCAIKVEPSAERCVSTLLDLIQTKVNYVVQEAIVVIKDIFRKYPNKYESIISTLCENLDTLDEPEARASMIWIIGEYAERIDNADELLESFLEGFHDENTQVQLQLLTAIVKLFLKRPTDTQELVQQVLSLATQDSDNPDLRDRGFIYWRLLSTDPAAAKEVVLAEKPLISEETDLLEPALLDELICHISSLASVYHKPPTAFVEGRAAGARKSLPARSNSNEDTVQRVPQPQSQVIPAQDSLIGDLLSMDIGGPSVVTPAPTSQSGLGLDLLGGGLDGILGSNDPISAPAISQTTTGLLGDIFGFSQAPTSYIPPKVNWLPAEKGKGFDVWGTFSRKNGQISMDMTFSNKAMQPMGGFAIQLNKNSFGLTPAAPLQVGGPLNPGASIETSVILSTAGAVQRMDPLNDLQVAMKNNIGIFYFACLVPMNVFFTEDGQLDKRIFLSTWKDIPAQNEVQYTLTGVMLTADQVVQKMQQNNVFTIAKRNVEGQDMLYQSLKLTNNVWVLNELKIQPGNPNVTLSLKSRSVEVASGVFAAYDAILHS